The nucleotide window ACGTGGATCAGCTGGGGCATCGAGCCCGCCGCACTGATCGGGTACAGCCTCGGCGAGTACGCCGCCGCCTGCATCGCCGACGTGCTCTCCATCGAGGACGCGCTGGCGCTGGTGCAGCTCCGCGGCGAACTCTTCGCGACGCTCCCGCCCGGTACCATGATCGGCGTCGACCGAGCGGCGGAGTCGGTCCAGCCGATGCTGGACCCCACGTGTGCCGTCGCAGGGATCAACGCGCCCGATCTCTGCACCCTATCGGGGCCGGTGGCCTCGATCAACGACCTCGCCGAGCGACTGCAAGCCGAGGGGGCCGACGTGCGGTTCCTGCACGTCCCCGTGGCTGCCCATTCCCCCGCGATCGACGCGATCCTGGAGCGGTTCGCCCGCCGCGCTCGCACCGTCGACTTCCGGCCGCCGACCCGACCCATCGCGTCGAGCGTCACGGGAACCTGGGCCGCCGGGGACGACCTGGCGTCTGCAGACTATTGGGTGCGGCACCTGCGCCAGACGGTACGATTCTCTGAGGCGATCGACTCGGTGCTCCAGAAGGGCGACGTCTTGGTCCTCGAGTCCGGGCCGGGCCGCGTGCTGACCTCGCTGGGTCGTCTCCAGGCGACGTGCCGCCCGCACCATTCCTTCCACACGTCGCTGCCGCATCCGCGCGAAGACACGCCGGACGACGAGCACGCGCTTGCCACGCTCGGCCAGCTGTGGCAGGAAGGGGTCTCGTACGACCCTGCGGCCTACTACGCTGGGGAGCGCCGCCGCCGCGTGCCGCTTCCTACGTATCCCTTCGAGCGGCGACGCTACTGGATCGAGCCGCAGCCTCTGGACGCCTCGGCATCAGCCTTGCTTCCCGCGTCGAAGGTGCACGACGTGGACCGCTGGCTCTATCTGCCCTCGTGGCGGCAGACGGCTCCGGCCTCGCCCTCGCCCGTCGATGCCGCGCAGCACGCCCCCGAACAGTGGCTGCTCTTCGTGCCGGAGGAGGGGCCCGCGGCCCAGCTAGCCGATGACTTGGCAGCAGCGGGCCATGCCGTGGTGGCGGTCCATGCGGATCCGTCGTGCCGCCAACTCGAAGTCGTCGAGGGGCATCCGTGGCGGGCCTACAGGTTCGCCCCGGATCAGGACGGGCATTACGTGTCGTTGCTCGCTGAGCTAGAGGCACAGGGCGTCCGTCCAGACCGAATCGTGTATGCCTGGACGACCCCGGCGGAAGACGCCGCCTCGCAGCCCGTGAGTGCGCGCCACGCAAGCGTGTTCCGCCTCATTCAGGCGCTCATCCGTGTCGGGTGGCACAGCGTCCTTCAGGAAAATCGCTCGTTGACGCTGGACTTGGTCACACCTGGGCTCTACGACGACGGCGTCTCGGCGATTGTACCCGAGAGCTACGCGTTGGCGGGCCTCTCGCTGGTCGTGCCGCAGGAACTCCCGGACCTGCACGTTCGCTGCCTCGACATGGCGTCCGTGCCGCGCAGCGCTTGGCTCGCAGAACTCGTCGCGCCGCCAGATCGGGCCCGCTTCGTGGCGTATCGCGGCGCGCGGCGCTGGGTGCGCTCCTATGAGCCGGTACCCTCGTCGGAACGCAGTGGGCTCATTCGGCCGCAGGGAACGTATCTCATCACCGGTGGCCTTGGCGATGTCGGCCTGCTCTTGGCGCGCCACCTCGTGCGCGAGTTCGAGGCCAACGTGGTGCTCATGAGTCGCAGCGAGGTGCCCCATCGAGAGGCGTGGGAGGCCCTCCGCCACGACTCGTCCGATCCGTGGCTGCGGCGTCGGATTGAGGGCCTGCGTCGCATCGAGGAGGCAGGCGGGCAGCCGATGGTCGTGGTCGGTGACGTCGGCTCCGAGCAGGACGTGCGTCGTGTTCTATCGGAAGCCCGGGACCGGTTCGGTCGCGTAGACGGCGTGCTGCACGCCGCTGCCGTCTCGGGGGCGGCCTCCAGCGAGCGAACGCTGGACGCGTTGACCCTGGACGATGTGCACGAGCAGTTCTACGCCAAGGTGCAGGGCGCCCGCGCGCTCGCGGCAGCGCTCCGCGGGGCCGACCTCGACGTGTGCGTGCTCTTCTCGTCGAACGCGGCCGTGCTTGGTGGCCTGGGCTTCGGAGCCTACGCGCCCGCCAACGCGATGCTGGACGCGTTCGCAGCGCAGCAGTCCCGCGATGGCAAGGTCCCTTGGATCAGCGCCTCGTGGGATGGCTGGCCGGAATTCCCCGACGTGGAGGCCACCTCAGGCGATCAGCCCCAGAGCAGCATGGACGCCTTCGCCATGACCGCCGACGAGGCGTGCGCCGCGTTCGAGCGGGTGCTGGCGCTGGGCTCCACGCCACAGGTCGTGGTGTCTACGGGGCCCCTCGAAGCCCGCCGTCGCCAGTGGGTCACCGGCACCGACCCCGAGGCCGAGGACCAGGGCGCCGAGCCGCCCCAGTATGCGCGGCCGTCGATGCGGGTGGACTATGTCGCCCCTCGAACCGACACGGAGCGCGACGCAGCAGCCATCTGGGAGGACCTCCTCGGCATACAAGACATCGGCGTGCACGACAACTTTTTCGAGCTGGGGGGGCACTCGCTCTTGGCGACACGGCTCGTGGCCAAGATCCGAGAGGCCTTCGGGCTCGAACTCCCGCTGCGCAGCCTCTATGAGGCGACCACGATTGAGCAACTCGCTGACCTCGTGGACACGCTACGCGTGGCCCAGCATCGCCAGTTGGCGGTCGCGGACGGCGTCGAAGACGACCGAGTCGACGTGGAGCTATGACGACGGCTACGACCCTGCTCAAACGTCTGCAAGCCCGCGACATCGACGTGTGGGTGGATGGCGACCGGCTACGTTGCAAGGCTCCCTCCGGGGCGCTCACGCCCGCGCTCCGCCAGGAGATCGGAGACGTGCGCGAGGACCTCATCGCGATGCTGCGGGCGACTCAGGTCGAGGTCGCTCCGGCGGCGCCTCAGCGTCTCGTGGACCGCACACAAGACTTCCCGCTCTCGTTCACGCAGGAGCGGCTGTGGTTCCTCCAGGAGATCGACCCTGACGGCATCGCCTACCACGTGCCGACGGTGCTCCGCTTGGAAGGCGACTTGGCGGCGTCGAAGCTTCAGGCCTCGCTGTCGCACATCGTTGCGCGGCACGAGATTCTGCGAACGTCGTATCGCCTCGGCGAGCAAGGGCCCGTCCAGCGCGTCCAGCCGCCCGAACCCTGCGCCCTGCCCATCGTCGATCTCTCAGGTCTGCCTGAGGTGGACCGTCGGCGCGAGACCACGCGCCACACCGAGGCCGAGGCAACGCGCCCCTTCGACTTGAAGGGCGGCCGTGTCATGCGCGCCCTCCTGATTCGCGAGGCGCCGCAGCGTCACGTGCTCTCGCTGTGCATGCACCACATCGTCACCGACGCACGGTCGGCGGAGGTGTTCATGCACGAGCTTACGCAGACCTACACAGCTCTCGCGAACGGGGAGGAACCACACCTTCATCCACTCTCGCTCCAGTACGCTGACTTTTCGGTCTGGCAGCGCACGCGGCTTCAAGAATCGGCGGTTGCGGATCAGCTTGTGTATTGGCGCCGGCACTTGGCAGGGCTCACGCCCCTGTCCATCAGCACCGATTTTCCGCGTCCGGCTGTCCAACGCAATGCGGGCACGAGGGAGGGCGTCACGCTACCGCGCCACCTCCTGGACGCGCTGCACGCGCTCGCCAAACGAGAGCATGTCACCTTGTATGTCGTGCTGGTGGCCGCATTCTATGTGCTGCTTGCCCGCCTCGCAGATCGGTGGGATGTGGCTATTGGTACCCCAGAGGAGGGGCGCACCCATTCCGATCTCTATCCCTTGCTCGGGTGTTTCGTCAACACGTTGGTCTTGCGTGTGCAGTCGAGCCCCGAGGCGTCGTTTGTAGACCTGTTGCAGCAGGTCCAGTCCACGGTGGGCGCTGCGCGGTCCCACGGCGAGGTGCCCTTCGAGCGAGTCGTACAGGCGCTCGAGATCCCACCCGATCTCAGTCGCTCTCCGGTCTTTCAGGTCATGTTCAGCTACCTGGGTGCGCGTCTCGAACGCGAGACGGGGCAGGCTGCGGAGCGCCTCGCTCAGCTCGATGTCTCGATGCTCAACGCGCACGAGCCGACGGCCAAGTTCGACCTCGAACTCGAGGTGGTCGAGACGGCCCAGGGGCTCGCAGCGGTGGTGGAGTACGACACGGACCTCTACACCGCCTCGACAGCCCGCCGCCTCCTGGCCGACTACGAGGCGCTGCTCGCGGCCCTCGCCACCGACGCTGGGCGCCCGCTCGCGGCGCTGCCGCTCGCCCCGGTGCCGCTGGCCGCGTGGAACGCGACCGAGCGGGGCTACCCGCTCGAGCGCACGGCCGCGGGCCTCGTCGCCGAGCAGGCCGCCGCCCGCCCCGACGCCGTCGCTCTGAGTCAACAGGGCACCCTGAGCGAGCCTGGCGCGCGGCCGTTGCACGT belongs to Bacteroidota bacterium and includes:
- a CDS encoding condensation domain-containing protein, encoding MTTATTLLKRLQARDIDVWVDGDRLRCKAPSGALTPALRQEIGDVREDLIAMLRATQVEVAPAAPQRLVDRTQDFPLSFTQERLWFLQEIDPDGIAYHVPTVLRLEGDLAASKLQASLSHIVARHEILRTSYRLGEQGPVQRVQPPEPCALPIVDLSGLPEVDRRRETTRHTEAEATRPFDLKGGRVMRALLIREAPQRHVLSLCMHHIVTDARSAEVFMHELTQTYTALANGEEPHLHPLSLQYADFSVWQRTRLQESAVADQLVYWRRHLAGLTPLSISTDFPRPAVQRNAGTREGVTLPRHLLDALHALAKREHVTLYVVLVAAFYVLLARLADRWDVAIGTPEEGRTHSDLYPLLGCFVNTLVLRVQSSPEASFVDLLQQVQSTVGAARSHGEVPFERVVQALEIPPDLSRSPVFQVMFSYLGARLERETGQAAERLAQLDVSMLNAHEPTAKFDLELEVVETAQGLAAVVEYDTDLYTASTARRLLADYEALLAALATDAGRPLAALPLAPVPLAAWNATERGYPLERTAAGLVAEQAAARPDAVALSQQGTLSEPGARPLHVTYGALVARAERLASGLATAPLAAALSAAAPLAEAPQTAAPLAETVVGVAGARSPELFAALLGVWCAGGAYVPLSLEDPAARWAEQVRDAGVQTVLASAGSLSAVAERVPSGVTVLSIEDLLGVSLPDRAAVSDGAAVAATWLADEAATDPAAR
- a CDS encoding SDR family NAD(P)-dependent oxidoreductase, which produces MMASHDNAYGAAPPDIAADPAAVAVVGFAGRFPEAASVEAFWDNLCAGVESIRTLSEDELREAGVPEHVLRDPTYVRRSAHLENVDQFDAEFFGVMPREAEAMDPQQRLFLECAWEALEHSGYGRRAPAMPVGVFAGMGANQYLLRNLLNNPARLADLSEFQLALLNDKDFLATQVSYKLGLRGPSLSVQTACSTSLVATHLAYTSLVGYGCDVALAGGATMGAARGLGYYYVEGGIHSPDGHCRAFDEQAGGTISGEGVAVVVLKRLSDALADGDTVYAVLRSIAVNNDGDAKVGYAAPSVDGQAEVIALAHALADVDARTVGYVETHGTGTPLGDPIEVAALKRAFGLGTPGVGYCTLGSVKTNVGHLDAAAGVTGLIKASLALHHGVMPPSLHFSTPNPKLGLESSPFVVGTTLQPWPTTATPRRAGVSSFGIGGTNAHALLEEAPPIPKSDPGRPRHVLRLSAMTETALEAATDRLASALENSDVPLADVAHTLAVGRERFPVRRSLVCGHREEAVSLLRNRTPGRVRTRVEQRRHRDVVFAFPGAGAEHTNMARALYAAEPRFRAELDRCIAAHSDPEVLRATLFPAETPDQREPIGDSSLAHPALVAVEVALARTWISWGIEPAALIGYSLGEYAAACIADVLSIEDALALVQLRGELFATLPPGTMIGVDRAAESVQPMLDPTCAVAGINAPDLCTLSGPVASINDLAERLQAEGADVRFLHVPVAAHSPAIDAILERFARRARTVDFRPPTRPIASSVTGTWAAGDDLASADYWVRHLRQTVRFSEAIDSVLQKGDVLVLESGPGRVLTSLGRLQATCRPHHSFHTSLPHPREDTPDDEHALATLGQLWQEGVSYDPAAYYAGERRRRVPLPTYPFERRRYWIEPQPLDASASALLPASKVHDVDRWLYLPSWRQTAPASPSPVDAAQHAPEQWLLFVPEEGPAAQLADDLAAAGHAVVAVHADPSCRQLEVVEGHPWRAYRFAPDQDGHYVSLLAELEAQGVRPDRIVYAWTTPAEDAASQPVSARHASVFRLIQALIRVGWHSVLQENRSLTLDLVTPGLYDDGVSAIVPESYALAGLSLVVPQELPDLHVRCLDMASVPRSAWLAELVAPPDRARFVAYRGARRWVRSYEPVPSSERSGLIRPQGTYLITGGLGDVGLLLARHLVREFEANVVLMSRSEVPHREAWEALRHDSSDPWLRRRIEGLRRIEEAGGQPMVVVGDVGSEQDVRRVLSEARDRFGRVDGVLHAAAVSGAASSERTLDALTLDDVHEQFYAKVQGARALAAALRGADLDVCVLFSSNAAVLGGLGFGAYAPANAMLDAFAAQQSRDGKVPWISASWDGWPEFPDVEATSGDQPQSSMDAFAMTADEACAAFERVLALGSTPQVVVSTGPLEARRRQWVTGTDPEAEDQGAEPPQYARPSMRVDYVAPRTDTERDAAAIWEDLLGIQDIGVHDNFFELGGHSLLATRLVAKIREAFGLELPLRSLYEATTIEQLADLVDTLRVAQHRQLAVADGVEDDRVDVEL